Proteins from one Cryptomeria japonica chromosome 4, Sugi_1.0, whole genome shotgun sequence genomic window:
- the LOC131855778 gene encoding disease resistance protein RPV1-like, with the protein MKLVENVRGSSKRFKQRLEILVARNNYFTKESAILSAGLVWLRWFNFPHTALPSWLPLNLRILELEPGDDLEELWSDTADPPEQLRELFICEVFSLLRFPSSIGRLQHLKKIVISVASAIEDLLADFCKLKSLEYLVLEHCEKLMSLPPKFGNLRNLRHLKLSFSGLMTLPPSFENLINLQNIYLIHCSELTLQADNFVNITKLEVIKVYGCKNLTNWPAQIPNQKSLKKLKVGSMSLMELPYNIGELSKLEKLTINKSPLKTLPPIRNLSSLTHLDICDVKLKSLNVLSRCSSSSLCSLKYIEVERTLVSRISISQQCCPSLEKVLLSYNDQLVEIDSLPISVKTIEVIDCEKLKSISGVCGLVNLEKLVLRYSGKELKEFPNVKELVSLREFEIKESADKELKIIEELEYCRSLETLIAHNWGRRSLESMESLRRIEVSAWKGISALQPCHQTIKRSKWPSECIVCAKIGSGVKAALESWEFPGVNLVELCKAAESKWGSVELRLKCGQKRSSNVAAMMCFVINFMSPNAKLWRYSSMRLMEMEAGKWVWIGVFTQSSPFGWEEEFALEKNGEKTFGEDDMGMLMTGEEEKVVEAFYQLLQYLGNHVIPV; encoded by the exons ATGAAGCTTGTGGAAAATGTGAGAGGATCAAGTAAAAGGTTTAAGCAGCGATTAGAAATCCTGGTTGCCAGAAACAactattttacaaaagaatcagCTATATTATCAGCAGGCCTTGTCTGGCTCCGATGGTTCAATTTTCCGCACACAGCTCTTCCGTCATGGCTTCCGTTGAATTTAAGAATTTTAGAGCTTGAACCTGGTGACGACTTAGAAGAACTTTGGAGCGATACTGCCGAT CCTCCTGAGCAGTTGAGAGAGCTGTTTATCTGCGAAGTCTTCAGTTTACTGAGATTTCCGAGCTCAATAGGACGTTTACAGCATTTGAAAAAGATAGTCATATCCGTGGCATCTGCTATCGAAGATCTACTAGCAGACTTTTGCAAACTAAAGTCGCTGGAGTACCTCGTGTTAGAGCATTGTGAGAAGCTAATGTCGCTGCCTCCCAAGTTCGGCAATTTGAGAAACCTGCGGCATCTAAAGTTGAGTTTCAGTGGGTTGATGACGTTGCCACCTTCATTTGAGAATCTCATAAATCTgcagaatatttatttaattcattgctCTGAGCTCACCTTGCAGGCGGACAATTTTGTAAATATTACAAAGCTggaggttatcaaagtttatggaTGTAAAAATCTCACAAACTGGCCTGCCCAAATCCCAAATCAGAAATCACTGAAAAAGCTAAAAGTGGGCTCCATGAGCTTAATGGAATTACCATATAACATTGGTgagctgagcaaactggaaaagcTGACAATCAATAAGAGTCCGTTGAAAACTTTGCCACCAATCCGGAATTTGTCCTCCTTGACTCATCTTGATATTTGTGATGTGAAGCTTAAATCCTTGAATGTCTTGTCGAGGTGTTCTTCTTCTTCGTTGTGCAGCCTCAAATATATAGAAGTAGAAAGAACTCTTGTGTCGAGGATATCAATTTCTCAACAATGTTGCCCCAGCCTGGAAAAGGTATTACTTTCGTATAATGACCAGCTAGTAGAGATAGATAGCTTGCCGATATCTGTGAAGACCATAGAGGTGATAGATTGTGAAAAGCTGAAAAGCATAAGCGGTGTTTGTGGTCTGGTAAACCTCGAGAAGCTGGTTTTACGATACTCTGGGAAAGAATTAAAAGAGTTTCCAAATGTTAAAGAGTTAGTCTCACTCAGAGAATTTGAAATCAAAGAATCTGCTGATAAAGAGCTGAAGATAATAGAAGAGCTAGAATATTGCAGGTCATTAGAGACGTTGATCGCACATAATTGGGGTAGAAGAAGTCTGGAAAGTATGGAGAGTTTGAGAAGAATAGAGGTGTCGGCATGGAAGGGCATATCGGCATTACAACCTTGCCATCAAACTATAAAG agaagcaaatggccatcaGAATGTATTGTATGTGCAAAGATAGGGAGTGGTGTGAAGGCGGCTCTCGAGTCTTGGGAATTCCCGGGTGTCAATTTAGTTGAGTTATGCAAGGCGGCCGAGAGTAAATGGGGTTCTGTTGAACTGAGATTAAAATGTGGGCAGAAACGTTCTTCCAACGTGGCAGCGATGATGTGCTTTGTAATAAATTTCATGAGTCCCAATGCTAAGTTGTGGAGATACTCCTCCATGCGGTTAATGGAGATGGAAGCAGGGAAATGGGTATGGATAGGTGTTTTCACACAATCTTCCCCTTTCGGATGGGAAGAGGAATTTGCACTAGAGAAAAACGGTGAGAAAACATTTGGTGAAGACGACATGGGAATGTTAATGACGGGTGAGGAAGAAAAAGTAGTTGAAGCTTTTTATCAATTATTACAATATTTGGGAAACCATGTGATACCAGTATGA